A single Actinomadura algeriensis DNA region contains:
- a CDS encoding CGNR zinc finger domain-containing protein: MRTRFPDFRLGNVLATSFTATLTERCGNAVERIPTPQRLVDWLAVSGLAVESCTSVQLELARELREAIHAAATAAATQAPLPASAVRIINDRSVQGRAAAVLTPEGDRRWRLTPASGVEDALSVIAADAISIVAGERDGKLALCASPTCRAAFFDTSQSRTRRWCDMNTCGNRQKKARFIANQRKNETAARTGDV; encoded by the coding sequence ATGCGCACTCGGTTCCCGGACTTCCGTCTCGGCAACGTGCTGGCGACCAGCTTCACGGCGACCCTGACGGAGCGTTGCGGCAACGCTGTGGAGCGCATCCCCACGCCGCAGCGACTCGTCGACTGGCTGGCGGTGAGCGGCCTGGCCGTCGAGTCCTGCACCAGCGTCCAACTCGAACTCGCCCGGGAACTGAGGGAGGCGATTCACGCCGCGGCGACGGCGGCCGCGACCCAGGCCCCTCTCCCCGCCTCCGCCGTCCGGATCATCAATGACCGCAGCGTTCAAGGTCGAGCCGCGGCCGTTCTGACGCCCGAGGGCGATCGCCGATGGCGACTCACCCCGGCCTCCGGCGTGGAAGACGCCCTCAGCGTGATCGCCGCCGACGCGATCAGCATCGTCGCGGGCGAACGAGACGGGAAACTGGCCCTGTGCGCATCGCCGACCTGCCGAGCCGCCTTCTTCGACACCAGTCAGAGTCGCACCCGCAGATGGTGCGACATGAACACGTGCGGGAATCGTCAGAAGAAGGCGCGCTTCATCGCCAACCAGCGCAAGAACGAGACCGCCGCGCGGACGGGTGACGTCTGA
- a CDS encoding epoxide hydrolase family protein — MSRSPSDVRAFEARATDADLDDLRARLAAARLPEAETVSRAAPGPRRWDQGVPLADLVDVVNYWRTEYSWRSFEERLDRIGQFRTTIDDLGIHFLHRRSARADATPLILTHGWPGSIAEFSDVVDELADPKNVDAPAFHVVVPSLPGFGYSDKPATTGWGTEKIAAAWVELMERLGYRRFAAHGGDWGGNITTVLGGRFPEHVLGIHTTFADGPPGLTTDGLTAVERRWTEETRDFYEGPSGAYAKQQATRPQTIGYSLVDSPVGLLAWILDKFAEWSDTEDSPFETISRDRILDDVTLYWLTRTGASAARIYYESHSSMDPGLRVDVPSAITMYPRDIEKCPRPWAQERYRRIVRWKEPEVGGHFPSLEVPEYFVKDLQEGLAAVLAADR; from the coding sequence ATGTCCCGTTCGCCCAGCGACGTGCGCGCGTTCGAAGCCCGCGCGACCGACGCCGACCTCGACGATCTGCGCGCGCGACTGGCCGCGGCGCGGCTTCCGGAAGCCGAAACGGTCTCTCGTGCCGCGCCCGGCCCGCGCCGATGGGACCAGGGCGTTCCTCTCGCCGACCTCGTCGACGTCGTGAACTACTGGCGCACCGAATACAGCTGGCGGTCGTTCGAAGAGCGCCTTGACCGAATCGGCCAGTTCCGCACGACCATCGACGATCTGGGAATCCATTTCCTGCATCGCCGATCCGCGCGTGCGGACGCCACTCCGCTGATCTTGACGCATGGCTGGCCGGGCAGCATCGCCGAGTTCAGCGATGTAGTGGACGAGCTGGCGGATCCGAAAAATGTGGACGCACCGGCGTTCCACGTCGTGGTTCCATCGCTGCCGGGCTTCGGTTACAGCGACAAGCCGGCCACCACCGGGTGGGGGACCGAAAAGATCGCGGCCGCATGGGTGGAACTGATGGAAAGGCTCGGCTACCGCCGGTTCGCGGCCCACGGCGGCGACTGGGGCGGTAATATCACCACGGTTCTCGGCGGCAGGTTCCCGGAGCACGTTCTCGGCATCCACACCACGTTCGCGGACGGGCCGCCCGGGTTGACGACGGACGGGCTGACGGCGGTCGAGCGCAGGTGGACCGAGGAAACCCGGGATTTCTACGAGGGCCCAAGCGGGGCGTACGCGAAGCAGCAGGCGACCCGACCGCAGACCATCGGCTACTCGCTCGTCGACTCACCGGTCGGGCTCCTCGCCTGGATCCTCGACAAGTTCGCCGAGTGGTCAGATACCGAGGACAGCCCGTTCGAGACGATCTCCAGAGATCGAATCCTTGACGACGTCACGCTGTACTGGCTGACGCGGACCGGTGCATCGGCGGCCCGCATCTACTACGAGAGTCACAGCTCGATGGACCCCGGACTTCGGGTCGACGTCCCGTCGGCGATCACCATGTATCCCCGCGACATCGAGAAGTGCCCGCGCCCCTGGGCGCAGGAGCGGTACCGACGAATCGTCCGCTGGAAGGAGCCCGAGGTCGGGGGGCATTTCCCGTCGTTGGAGGTCCCAGAGTATTTCGTCAAGGATCTGCAAGAAGGGCTCGCCGCGGTGCTGGCCGCTGATCGGTGA
- a CDS encoding DUF4253 domain-containing protein encodes MDRELSELLSAESGVRLPSGRIVRTDEGEGRQGLWLADEPARPGMWDEFHTAYARSGLWPLMLRPLRDEAEFRPWETGELYSKLITHPDDHDAAGVLREWWSHYTAHDEDDVLTEKERTAVTAPYGLQWPGLAPARPPTAEPDAFAAEYADHLLFQYPSTRLGLVAAERGADALATAAWTGPANYTNDTAEVAAVLRSWEDRFGARVVGAGSAELYLSVAAPPTTLDEALHIAAEHFAFCPDNVWQNSRPYTLTAYAESLVGFNSWDFWWD; translated from the coding sequence ATGGATCGCGAACTGAGCGAGTTGCTCTCGGCGGAATCGGGCGTCCGGCTCCCTTCGGGGCGGATCGTCCGCACTGATGAGGGCGAGGGACGGCAGGGGCTGTGGCTCGCCGACGAGCCGGCGCGGCCCGGAATGTGGGACGAGTTCCACACCGCGTACGCGCGGTCGGGGCTCTGGCCGCTGATGCTCCGCCCCCTCCGGGACGAGGCCGAGTTCAGGCCGTGGGAGACCGGAGAGCTCTACTCGAAGCTGATCACCCACCCCGATGACCACGATGCCGCGGGAGTGCTGCGGGAGTGGTGGAGCCACTACACCGCCCACGATGAGGACGACGTCCTGACAGAGAAGGAGCGGACGGCGGTGACCGCGCCCTACGGACTGCAGTGGCCCGGCCTTGCCCCTGCCAGGCCCCCGACGGCCGAACCGGACGCGTTCGCGGCCGAGTACGCGGATCACCTGCTCTTCCAGTACCCCTCGACGCGTCTCGGCCTCGTCGCCGCGGAACGCGGCGCCGACGCGCTCGCCACGGCGGCATGGACGGGCCCGGCCAACTACACCAATGACACCGCCGAGGTGGCGGCCGTGCTCCGGAGCTGGGAGGACCGCTTCGGCGCCCGGGTCGTCGGCGCCGGTTCCGCCGAGCTGTACCTCAGTGTCGCCGCGCCGCCCACCACCCTGGACGAGGCACTGCACATCGCGGCCGAGCATTTCGCGTTCTGCCCCGACAACGTGTGGCAGAACAGCCGCCCGTACACGCTGACCGCATATGCGGAGTCTCTCGTGGGCTTCAATTCGTGGGACTTCTGGTGGGACTGA
- a CDS encoding helix-turn-helix transcriptional regulator, whose protein sequence is MSIRDGEDLTMLNDTGAGGVAPGAALADKVEWLIRNQWPAQAVPPRNNVETAAAIARATGEDISSTTVWKLRTGRQENPQLKTLTALATFFGVPIGYFGFPIEAAPIEDDLTFKALRREVEHGAIPAEVLRALVDLSEDARWVVHEMILGAAAADRRRGGD, encoded by the coding sequence TTGAGCATTCGAGACGGGGAGGACCTGACGATGCTGAACGACACGGGGGCCGGGGGCGTCGCGCCGGGGGCGGCGCTCGCCGACAAGGTCGAATGGCTCATCCGCAACCAGTGGCCCGCGCAGGCCGTGCCGCCGCGCAACAACGTCGAGACGGCGGCCGCGATCGCGCGCGCGACCGGGGAGGACATCTCGTCCACGACGGTGTGGAAGCTGCGCACCGGACGGCAGGAGAACCCGCAGCTGAAGACGCTGACCGCGCTCGCCACCTTCTTCGGCGTCCCGATCGGGTACTTCGGCTTCCCCATCGAGGCCGCGCCCATCGAGGACGACCTCACCTTCAAGGCGCTGCGGCGGGAGGTCGAGCACGGGGCGATCCCCGCCGAGGTGCTGCGGGCGCTCGTCGACTTGTCCGAGGACGCGCGCTGGGTCGTCCACGAGATGATCCTCGGCGCCGCCGCGGCCGACCGGAGGCGCGGCGGCGACTGA
- a CDS encoding NADH-quinone oxidoreductase subunit A, translating to MPPYVALLSVAGLAGAVIAAVYAASALVAPRTIESAPFLSGGSPQEHAVSRYHVRWYTVSMVFLAFDMEMVFMYPWALVVASVGVKAVVEMFLFLALLLVGVLYAWREGALRWV from the coding sequence ATGCCCCCGTACGTGGCGCTCCTGTCGGTGGCCGGGCTCGCGGGCGCGGTCATCGCGGCCGTGTACGCGGCGTCCGCCCTGGTGGCGCCGCGCACGATCGAGAGCGCGCCCTTCCTTTCCGGAGGGTCGCCCCAAGAGCACGCGGTGTCGCGGTACCACGTGCGCTGGTACACGGTCTCGATGGTGTTCCTCGCCTTCGACATGGAGATGGTGTTCATGTACCCGTGGGCGCTGGTCGTCGCGTCCGTGGGCGTGAAAGCGGTCGTGGAGATGTTTCTCTTCCTCGCTCTGCTGTTGGTGGGCGTTCTCTACGCGTGGCGTGAGGGGGCGTTGAGATGGGTGTGA